In Acinetobacter pittii, one genomic interval encodes:
- a CDS encoding cold shock domain-containing protein — MKQEFYTGWVKQYNPDKGFGFIETTEGDIFFHISDFSASEGEPKRNEKVRFLAADNQGKFKAIKIERVDPNPAKTKKNKIADHNKAITSELLSNFRR, encoded by the coding sequence ATGAAGCAAGAGTTTTATACTGGATGGGTAAAACAATATAACCCTGATAAAGGGTTTGGTTTTATTGAAACTACAGAAGGAGATATTTTCTTTCATATTTCTGATTTCTCTGCATCAGAGGGCGAACCGAAAAGAAATGAAAAAGTAAGATTCCTTGCCGCAGATAATCAGGGCAAATTTAAAGCGATCAAAATTGAGCGTGTTGACCCAAATCCTGCGAAAACCAAGAAAAATAAAATTGCGGATCACAATAAAGCGATCACAAGCGAATTGTTGTCAAATTTTCGACGTTAA
- the upp gene encoding uracil phosphoribosyltransferase translates to MAIQEIRHPLIRHKLGLLRRADISTKNFRELAQEVTMLLTYEATKDLPVVDCEIDGWAGTVTTQRIAGKKITIVPILRAGIGMLDGVLNLIPSAKVSVLGLERNEETLEVRTYYKKLVPDVANRLAMIIDPMLATGNSLVAAIDVLKASGCKDIRVMVLVAAPEGVAKVEAAHPDVQIYTASIDNGLNEQGYIVPGLGDAGDKIFGSVQKD, encoded by the coding sequence GTGGCCATTCAAGAAATTCGTCACCCACTTATTCGTCATAAATTAGGTTTGTTACGTCGTGCTGATATCAGTACCAAGAACTTCCGTGAGCTTGCTCAGGAAGTGACTATGTTATTGACGTATGAAGCAACAAAAGATTTACCAGTTGTGGATTGCGAAATTGATGGATGGGCTGGAACTGTTACTACACAGCGTATTGCTGGTAAGAAAATAACGATTGTACCGATTTTACGTGCCGGAATTGGTATGTTGGATGGTGTGCTTAACCTAATTCCAAGCGCAAAAGTGAGTGTTTTAGGTCTTGAGCGTAATGAGGAAACATTAGAAGTTCGTACTTATTATAAAAAACTAGTTCCAGATGTCGCTAACCGTCTTGCGATGATTATTGATCCAATGTTGGCAACAGGTAATTCTTTAGTTGCTGCTATTGATGTGTTAAAGGCGAGTGGGTGTAAAGATATCCGTGTTATGGTGTTAGTTGCCGCTCCAGAAGGTGTTGCTAAAGTTGAAGCAGCTCATCCAGATGTGCAAATTTATACAGCATCTATTGATAATGGCTTAAATGAACAAGGTTATATTGTTCCTGGCTTGGGCGATGCTGGCGATAAAATTTTTGGTAGTGTACAAAAAGATTAA
- the nuoM gene encoding NADH-quinone oxidoreductase subunit M produces the protein MENNLILPALILVPFIAGFICWLVDKLDKTLPRWIALIGMLITLGLGLALWQSGTYSYELGSKIPTWSAEFYLPWIQSLGIGIHLAVDGLSLLMVLLTALLGVLAVGCSWGEIQKNVGFFHLNLLWSLGGVIGVFLAIDLFLFFFFWEMMLVPIYFLIALWGHKGSNGRSRVYAATKFFLYTQIAGLVMLIGILGLVVYGYMMTGMIGFDYNYLLAVANHLPAGLAYGFMICFFIGFAVKLPVFPLHGWLPDAHAQAPTAGSVDLAGILIKTAAYGLLRFVIPFFPTASAQFADIAIIFGLIGIFYGAWCAYQQTDMKRLLAYTSISHMGFILLAIYAGNILTFQGLMIMMLAHGLSSAALFIMSGQIYERLHTRDLRLMGGLRGQLQYLPFFLMFFVAALVGVPGLGNFIGEFLILMGSFNKYPVFTILASISLVFAGLYGLILIHRALFGEPNPEQKQHYTSPLKDLSAREVGILMICAIGLVWLGIYPQTFLDVSHSSMQWLVNSYVPVQEVVETVQQTATQLDHVEIQ, from the coding sequence ATGGAAAACAATTTAATTTTACCCGCGCTGATCCTTGTTCCGTTCATTGCCGGTTTTATTTGTTGGTTAGTCGATAAGCTCGACAAAACTTTGCCACGTTGGATTGCCTTAATTGGTATGCTCATTACTTTGGGCTTGGGTCTTGCGCTTTGGCAAAGCGGAACTTATAGCTACGAGTTGGGTTCTAAGATCCCAACTTGGTCTGCTGAGTTCTATTTACCGTGGATTCAATCACTCGGTATTGGCATTCACTTAGCTGTGGATGGTTTATCTTTACTCATGGTGTTATTAACAGCGTTACTTGGTGTACTTGCTGTTGGTTGTTCATGGGGCGAGATTCAAAAGAACGTTGGTTTCTTCCATTTAAACCTCTTATGGAGTTTAGGTGGTGTTATCGGTGTATTTTTAGCGATTGACCTGTTCTTGTTCTTCTTCTTCTGGGAGATGATGCTTGTACCAATCTACTTCTTGATTGCGTTATGGGGTCATAAAGGTTCGAACGGTCGTTCACGTGTTTACGCTGCGACTAAGTTCTTCCTTTACACGCAGATTGCTGGTCTAGTGATGTTAATCGGTATCCTTGGTCTTGTGGTTTATGGCTACATGATGACAGGCATGATCGGTTTCGATTACAACTATTTATTAGCTGTAGCTAACCATTTACCTGCGGGCTTAGCATACGGTTTCATGATCTGTTTCTTCATCGGTTTTGCGGTGAAGTTACCAGTATTCCCATTACACGGTTGGTTACCAGATGCGCATGCTCAAGCACCTACAGCGGGTTCTGTAGACTTAGCAGGTATCTTGATTAAAACAGCTGCGTATGGCTTGCTTCGTTTTGTTATTCCATTCTTCCCGACAGCTTCTGCACAATTTGCAGACATTGCGATTATTTTCGGTTTGATTGGCATTTTCTACGGCGCATGGTGTGCTTACCAGCAAACTGACATGAAACGTTTACTTGCGTATACGTCGATTTCACATATGGGCTTTATCTTACTTGCAATCTACGCAGGTAACATTTTGACCTTCCAAGGTCTAATGATCATGATGTTGGCACATGGTTTGTCATCAGCTGCATTGTTCATTATGTCTGGTCAAATCTACGAACGTTTACATACACGTGATTTACGTTTAATGGGTGGTCTTCGTGGCCAGCTTCAGTACTTGCCATTTTTCTTAATGTTCTTCGTTGCTGCTCTTGTAGGTGTGCCGGGTCTAGGTAACTTTATTGGTGAATTCCTGATTTTGATGGGTTCATTTAATAAATATCCTGTCTTCACGATTCTTGCTTCTATCAGCCTTGTATTCGCAGGTTTATATGGCTTGATCTTGATTCACCGTGCTTTGTTTGGTGAACCAAATCCTGAACAAAAGCAACATTACACTAGTCCATTGAAAGACTTATCTGCTCGTGAAGTTGGTATTTTGATGATTTGTGCGATTGGTCTCGTTTGGCTTGGTATCTACCCACAAACATTCTTGGATGTATCTCATTCAAGCATGCAGTGGTTGGTCAATAGTTATGTGCCAGTACAAGAAGTCGTTGAAACTGTTCAGCAAACAGCTACTCAACTTGACCATGTGGAGATCCAATAA
- the nuoL gene encoding NADH-quinone oxidoreductase subunit L, translating to MSYLYLTVLFPLIGFILLAAGRDKLSENIAAVIGVGSVGLSALFALIAGMAFTTSGQQVFVQNLWTWFNVGGFAPGISLHLDGLSLLMMGMITGVGFLIHIFASWYMRGEEGYARFFSYFNLFVASMLVLVLGDNLALLFLGWEGVGLCSYLLIGFYYANPANGWAAIKAFTVTRVGDVFLLIALFLLYQQFGTLNTQYIVEHAAEVMTKSSSLTIWTALMLFLGAAGKSAQIPLQTWLADAMAGPTPVSALIHAATMVTAGVYLCCRLFSVFELAPEVMQFISVTGAVTLLVAGFAALVQTDIKRILAYSTMSQLGYMFMAVGAEAYQAGLFHMLAHAFFKALLFLSSGAVILAYHHEQNIFKMGGLFKRNKFLFACFAIGGGALAAIPFLTIGFFSKDAILGEVWVQGQSVALYHTLYWVGVAGAFLTSIYTFRLIWVVFFGQENTPYHEIKGATYWAPLGILAVLSTFVGAILKAPVAGILNTAKIPEFHVAEQFVEGMHGAEHLAVGIALVGLVVGIALFTFAYGAVKSFAQTSLGSGLAHICRTAFGFDALYDIVFVKPYLFFAKIFGRDPIDGLWLVLPALVKGGNSFTSSRQTGSLREYASSMSLGVVVLLMILIVIQVVGK from the coding sequence ATGAGTTATTTATATCTAACAGTATTATTTCCGCTAATCGGTTTTATTTTATTGGCGGCGGGACGAGACAAACTCTCTGAAAACATTGCAGCAGTAATTGGTGTAGGTTCTGTAGGTTTATCTGCATTATTTGCACTTATTGCTGGAATGGCATTTACCACGAGTGGTCAGCAAGTTTTTGTTCAAAACTTGTGGACATGGTTCAATGTTGGCGGTTTTGCCCCTGGCATTAGCTTACATCTAGACGGCTTATCTTTACTCATGATGGGCATGATCACGGGTGTTGGTTTCTTAATCCACATCTTTGCGTCATGGTACATGCGTGGTGAAGAGGGCTATGCGCGTTTCTTCTCTTATTTTAACCTGTTCGTTGCGAGCATGCTTGTGCTTGTATTGGGTGACAACTTGGCGTTGTTATTCTTGGGTTGGGAAGGTGTAGGTCTTTGCTCTTACTTGCTGATCGGTTTCTATTATGCAAACCCTGCAAATGGTTGGGCAGCGATCAAAGCATTTACAGTGACCCGCGTTGGTGACGTATTCTTGCTTATTGCTTTATTCTTGCTTTACCAACAATTTGGTACGCTAAATACTCAGTACATCGTTGAACACGCAGCAGAAGTAATGACGAAGAGCTCGTCACTTACCATCTGGACTGCATTAATGTTGTTCTTAGGTGCGGCTGGTAAATCTGCTCAAATTCCATTGCAAACATGGTTGGCAGATGCGATGGCAGGTCCAACACCTGTTTCTGCATTGATCCACGCTGCAACAATGGTAACGGCTGGTGTGTACTTATGCTGTCGTCTATTCAGCGTATTTGAACTTGCTCCTGAAGTGATGCAATTCATTTCAGTAACTGGCGCAGTAACTTTGTTAGTTGCAGGTTTTGCTGCACTCGTTCAAACAGATATCAAACGTATCTTGGCTTACTCAACAATGAGTCAGCTTGGTTATATGTTTATGGCTGTAGGTGCGGAAGCTTATCAAGCTGGCTTGTTCCACATGTTGGCTCACGCATTCTTTAAGGCATTATTATTCTTGTCTTCTGGTGCGGTTATTCTGGCTTACCATCACGAGCAAAACATTTTCAAAATGGGTGGTTTGTTCAAACGTAACAAATTCCTGTTTGCTTGTTTCGCGATTGGTGGCGGTGCATTAGCAGCGATTCCATTCTTGACTATCGGCTTCTTCTCTAAAGATGCGATTCTTGGTGAAGTTTGGGTACAAGGTCAATCAGTTGCCCTATATCACACCTTATATTGGGTGGGTGTAGCAGGTGCATTCCTGACTTCAATCTATACATTCCGTTTAATCTGGGTTGTATTCTTTGGTCAAGAAAACACGCCTTACCATGAAATTAAGGGTGCAACTTACTGGGCTCCATTGGGTATTTTAGCTGTATTGTCTACTTTTGTAGGTGCAATCTTAAAAGCTCCAGTAGCAGGTATTCTGAATACTGCAAAAATTCCTGAATTCCATGTAGCTGAACAATTTGTAGAAGGCATGCATGGGGCAGAGCATTTAGCGGTAGGTATTGCGCTAGTTGGTCTAGTTGTTGGTATAGCATTATTTACATTTGCTTATGGTGCAGTGAAATCATTTGCTCAAACAAGTTTGGGTTCAGGTTTGGCACATATTTGCCGTACCGCTTTTGGTTTTGATGCGTTGTATGACATCGTTTTTGTTAAACCTTATTTATTCTTCGCCAAAATCTTTGGCCGTGATCCGATTGACGGTTTGTGGTTGGTTCTTCCTGCACTCGTGAAAGGCGGAAACAGTTTTACAAGCTCACGTCAAACAGGTTCATTGCGTGAATACGCATCAAGCATGTCACTCGGTGTAGTGGTGTTATTGATGATCTTGATCGTTATTCAGGTAGTGGGGAAATAA
- a CDS encoding mechanosensitive ion channel — MNEFFDGPRGAQFDAMYYWDQFHPILAAIVILLVGWIIALLVAAGVKKLLQKVNTNAKLSSATGRAPNIEGLISKVVFWFILILAVVAALNVLNISGVSGPFSNMVNQVLVYIPNIIAAVVVGFIGWIVARLVRAGVTNVLSRTQLDDKLSSEVGVGGISQNIGEILYWLVLLLFLPIVLSILGLTGLLIPVQNMVNDAVAFLPNIFIAGVIVFVGYILAKIVRGIVEGLVNSLGVQAQAEKIGLFKNSNVGKFLGSFVFAIIIITTLIVAFEALGIETISQPATAMLNEILQAIPNIIAAGLILLVAYIVSRFVGRLVAELIAGTGVDEIPKKLDVQRFLGETKVSNAVGWLIVFFTMLFAVSEAADRLGFDQISGLIAMFIHFGANILLGAVILVIGFWLANVVANVVQRGEYNSSRWLGSLVRVLIIGLVLALGLRAMGIADSIVNLAFGLTLGAVAVAFALAFGLGGRQPAERLLSDLLDKAKKEANEPNPLYQPPSTTTTSTPSAGNSSATTTSSTSTIAPTTTSPSTVSSDAKPADSAQVNPAQPPVNKPFGSTGENDEI; from the coding sequence ATGAATGAATTTTTTGATGGGCCTCGCGGCGCTCAATTTGATGCGATGTATTACTGGGATCAGTTTCATCCTATTTTAGCTGCAATCGTCATCTTACTTGTAGGCTGGATAATTGCTTTATTGGTTGCGGCAGGTGTAAAAAAACTTCTGCAAAAAGTAAATACCAATGCAAAATTATCTTCAGCAACTGGGCGTGCTCCAAACATAGAAGGTCTTATTTCAAAAGTCGTATTCTGGTTTATTCTAATCTTAGCTGTTGTCGCAGCTCTCAATGTGCTTAACATTAGTGGAGTAAGTGGCCCGTTCAGCAATATGGTGAATCAGGTACTCGTCTATATTCCAAATATTATTGCTGCTGTTGTGGTAGGTTTTATTGGTTGGATCGTTGCTCGACTGGTGCGAGCAGGGGTGACCAATGTTTTATCGCGAACTCAACTTGACGATAAGTTAAGCAGTGAAGTGGGTGTAGGTGGAATTAGCCAGAATATTGGTGAAATTCTTTACTGGCTTGTATTGTTACTTTTCCTTCCGATTGTTCTTTCAATACTAGGATTAACAGGCTTACTGATTCCAGTTCAAAATATGGTAAATGACGCCGTAGCGTTCTTACCAAATATCTTTATTGCTGGCGTTATCGTTTTTGTTGGTTATATCTTGGCAAAAATTGTACGCGGTATTGTTGAAGGTTTGGTAAATAGCTTAGGTGTTCAGGCCCAAGCTGAAAAAATTGGTCTTTTCAAAAACTCTAATGTAGGCAAATTCTTAGGTTCATTTGTTTTTGCAATCATCATTATTACAACGTTGATTGTGGCATTTGAAGCTTTAGGCATTGAGACAATTTCTCAGCCAGCGACAGCAATGCTTAATGAAATCTTGCAGGCAATTCCAAATATTATTGCTGCTGGTTTAATTCTACTGGTTGCTTATATTGTTTCTCGTTTTGTTGGCCGCTTAGTCGCTGAATTAATTGCAGGTACAGGTGTTGATGAAATTCCTAAAAAATTAGATGTACAACGCTTTTTAGGTGAAACTAAAGTTTCTAATGCAGTTGGCTGGCTAATTGTATTCTTTACGATGCTGTTTGCAGTTTCTGAAGCTGCGGATCGTCTTGGTTTCGATCAGATTAGTGGTCTAATCGCAATGTTTATCCATTTCGGTGCAAACATTCTATTGGGCGCAGTAATCTTGGTTATTGGTTTCTGGCTTGCTAATGTTGTGGCAAACGTAGTTCAACGTGGTGAATATAATAGCTCGCGTTGGTTGGGTAGTTTAGTTCGTGTGCTAATTATTGGTCTAGTACTTGCGCTTGGTTTAAGAGCGATGGGTATTGCGGATTCAATCGTTAATCTTGCATTTGGTTTGACTCTAGGCGCAGTTGCAGTTGCTTTCGCTCTTGCATTTGGTTTAGGTGGTCGCCAACCAGCTGAAAGACTATTGAGTGATTTGTTAGATAAAGCTAAAAAAGAAGCTAACGAACCAAATCCTCTGTATCAACCACCTTCTACTACCACTACGAGCACTCCATCTGCCGGTAATTCATCTGCAACGACTACTTCGTCAACATCTACAATTGCACCGACGACAACTTCACCGTCAACCGTGTCATCTGATGCAAAACCAGCTGATTCTGCGCAAGTAAATCCAGCACAACCACCAGTAAATAAACCGTTTGGATCTACTGGAGAAAATGACGAAATTTAG
- the fpr gene encoding ferredoxin--NADP reductase: MSIEKFSVEKVLSVHRWTPTLFSFTMTRPAHFKFTAGQFARIGLKVGDELVVRAYSVVSSPFDETLEFFSIVVPDGAFTSNLQHLKVDDELYLEKIPYGYLTLARYQQPLPHDLWLLATGTGLAPFLSMLQDFETWSNYQKINLVYSVRTEAELAYVDRIQEIAETFGEGHDGFKFISIITRDPSAPLHERLPILIENGELEKSAGIELNPATSHVMLCGNPQMVDDTKEALKRRGLTMNRRGEGNIAVENYW, encoded by the coding sequence ATGTCAATTGAAAAATTTAGCGTAGAAAAAGTTTTATCTGTACACCGTTGGACCCCAACTCTTTTCAGTTTCACCATGACTCGCCCTGCACATTTTAAATTTACGGCTGGGCAATTTGCACGTATTGGGCTGAAAGTTGGAGATGAGCTTGTTGTTCGTGCTTATTCGGTCGTCTCCTCACCATTTGATGAAACGCTTGAATTCTTTTCGATTGTAGTGCCCGACGGTGCATTTACATCAAATCTTCAACATCTAAAAGTAGATGATGAGCTTTACTTAGAAAAAATACCTTATGGCTATTTGACCTTAGCTCGCTATCAACAACCTTTACCGCATGATTTATGGTTACTGGCAACAGGTACTGGTTTAGCTCCATTTTTATCGATGCTACAAGACTTTGAAACTTGGTCTAATTATCAAAAGATTAATTTGGTTTACAGTGTTCGTACTGAAGCTGAATTAGCGTATGTCGATCGTATTCAAGAGATTGCTGAAACTTTTGGAGAAGGGCACGATGGTTTTAAATTTATTTCAATTATTACCCGTGATCCATCTGCGCCTTTACATGAGCGTTTACCAATTTTGATTGAAAATGGTGAACTAGAAAAATCTGCTGGTATAGAACTGAACCCTGCCACTAGCCATGTCATGCTTTGCGGAAATCCGCAAATGGTAGATGACACTAAAGAGGCTTTAAAACGACGTGGTTTGACGATGAATCGTCGAGGTGAGGGAAATATTGCGGTAGAAAATTACTGGTAA
- the nuoN gene encoding NADH-quinone oxidoreductase subunit NuoN, whose amino-acid sequence MNFTVSYSTLMPLTPVMIVALTTIVVMLLISIKRNHNLIATTSVVGLNLAALYILFAVFGGKFVPANVMGMFMVDPFTMFYQFMILIAALACCTLSHAYIETYKDNREELYLLLLASVAGAMLMVASSHYASFFISLELMSIPVYGLLAYTYQRSNSLEAGIKYLVLSATASAMLLMGMAYIYAYTGSLSFYDSVQALFEAIKQPMVLLGLALIIFAVAFKLSLAPFHKWTPDVYAGAPAPMATFLATAAKVATIGLFVRYMLASGAMMVNSLVTILTIIAVLSILVGNLLAVRQVNLKRILGYSSIAHFGYLLIALISMTYASLGSVTVYVVSYVLTTIGAFGAVALMSSPYNNVDEAQSLADYRGLFWRRPVLTATLTVMMLSLAGIPLTAGFIGKFLVVMAAVTTQHWFLAAMIIVGSGIGLYYYLRVMVVMYMTPPETPRIDADAHWGQKVGGLMVLAAAALVIILGVYPDPMINLALKAEILSPLHFMLSQQ is encoded by the coding sequence ATGAACTTCACAGTATCATACTCTACGCTTATGCCTTTAACTCCGGTGATGATTGTTGCTTTGACAACAATCGTCGTCATGTTGTTAATTTCTATTAAGCGTAATCATAATTTAATCGCAACGACTTCTGTTGTTGGTTTAAACCTCGCTGCACTTTATATTTTATTTGCAGTATTTGGCGGTAAGTTTGTACCGGCAAATGTGATGGGCATGTTTATGGTTGATCCATTTACCATGTTCTATCAATTTATGATTTTGATTGCGGCATTGGCTTGTTGTACTTTGTCTCACGCCTATATCGAAACTTATAAAGACAACCGCGAAGAATTATACCTTTTGTTACTTGCTTCAGTAGCAGGTGCAATGTTGATGGTTGCAAGTTCTCACTACGCGTCGTTCTTCATTAGCCTTGAGTTAATGTCGATTCCTGTATATGGCTTACTTGCTTATACGTATCAACGTAGTAATTCACTTGAAGCGGGTATTAAATACCTTGTACTTTCAGCAACAGCTTCTGCAATGTTGTTGATGGGTATGGCATATATCTATGCATATACTGGTTCGCTTTCATTCTATGATTCTGTACAAGCATTATTTGAAGCAATCAAACAGCCAATGGTGTTATTAGGTTTAGCACTTATTATCTTTGCTGTTGCATTTAAATTGTCGCTTGCACCGTTCCATAAATGGACACCGGATGTATATGCAGGTGCGCCAGCACCAATGGCAACTTTCTTAGCGACTGCTGCTAAAGTTGCAACAATTGGTTTATTCGTGCGCTATATGCTTGCTTCGGGCGCAATGATGGTGAACTCGTTAGTAACTATTTTGACAATCATTGCTGTATTGTCGATTTTGGTTGGTAACTTACTCGCCGTTCGTCAAGTTAACTTAAAACGTATTCTTGGTTATTCATCTATTGCTCATTTTGGTTATTTGTTAATTGCTTTAATTAGCATGACTTATGCAAGCTTGGGCAGCGTAACTGTATATGTGGTGTCTTATGTATTAACAACTATCGGTGCCTTTGGTGCGGTAGCGTTAATGTCTAGCCCATATAACAACGTAGATGAAGCGCAAAGTCTTGCAGACTACCGTGGTTTATTCTGGCGCCGTCCAGTACTTACAGCAACTTTAACAGTCATGATGTTGTCTCTGGCTGGTATTCCATTAACAGCAGGCTTCATTGGTAAGTTCTTGGTGGTAATGGCAGCTGTAACAACTCAACACTGGTTCTTAGCTGCAATGATTATTGTGGGTAGTGGTATTGGTTTGTACTATTACTTACGTGTGATGGTTGTCATGTATATGACACCACCAGAAACTCCTCGTATTGATGCAGATGCTCATTGGGGACAAAAAGTGGGTGGTTTAATGGTATTGGCTGCTGCTGCATTAGTTATTATTTTGGGTGTTTACCCAGATCCAATGATTAATTTGGCATTAAAAGCAGAAATTTTATCTCCATTACATTTCATGCTTTCACAACAGTAA
- a CDS encoding NAD(P)/FAD-dependent oxidoreductase: MSNSHVDVIVLGAGASGLMLAAHAAKRGRSVLILEKANKIGKKILMSGGGKCNFTNLYVEPDNYISHNPHFVISALSRYSNWDFIGLVCDYKIAYEERKHGQLFTLNGAKEILEMLVSECNKTNNVDIQTQCEAVQIDPLEQGGFTVHTNQGRFSCESLVVATGGLSIPTLGGSGFGYELAQKFGHQVYPTRAGLVPFTFSDHIKEVTTRLSGNALDVTLSNSKNSFTEALLFTHRGLSGPSSLQLSNYWNSGESFKIDFFPSQDLATYLKDKKKAQPKVLLRTLLSEFTAKSIVQELQQLIWPEQSEIAIGNISDALLDHIAEQLHGFTVKPSGTEGYRTAEVTLGGVDTTEVSSKTMESKKQKGLFFIGEVLDVTGHLGGYNFQWAWSSAYAAAQYV, encoded by the coding sequence ATGTCTAACAGTCATGTCGATGTCATTGTCTTAGGTGCAGGTGCTTCTGGACTCATGTTGGCTGCACATGCTGCTAAACGAGGGCGCTCGGTTTTAATTTTAGAAAAAGCCAATAAAATTGGTAAAAAGATTTTAATGTCAGGCGGTGGTAAGTGTAACTTTACTAACTTGTATGTAGAGCCTGACAACTATATTTCTCATAATCCACACTTTGTTATTTCTGCCCTATCACGCTATAGCAACTGGGACTTTATTGGTTTGGTATGTGATTATAAAATTGCTTATGAAGAACGAAAACACGGGCAGTTATTCACACTAAATGGCGCTAAAGAAATTTTAGAAATGCTGGTGAGTGAATGCAATAAAACCAACAACGTTGATATTCAAACCCAATGCGAAGCTGTCCAGATTGATCCATTAGAACAAGGCGGTTTTACTGTACACACAAACCAAGGTCGGTTTAGTTGTGAGTCATTAGTGGTGGCTACAGGCGGCTTATCTATTCCGACTCTTGGTGGTTCTGGGTTTGGCTATGAACTGGCACAAAAGTTTGGACATCAGGTTTACCCAACTCGTGCAGGTTTAGTTCCATTTACTTTTTCAGATCATATTAAAGAGGTCACTACACGTCTAAGTGGTAATGCTTTAGATGTGACACTCAGTAACTCGAAAAATAGCTTTACTGAAGCATTATTATTTACGCATCGTGGTTTAAGTGGACCAAGTTCTTTGCAGCTTTCAAACTATTGGAACTCGGGAGAAAGCTTCAAAATTGACTTTTTCCCAAGCCAAGATTTAGCAACTTATTTAAAAGATAAAAAGAAAGCGCAACCCAAAGTTCTATTACGTACCCTTCTTAGCGAGTTTACCGCGAAAAGTATTGTCCAAGAGTTACAGCAACTCATCTGGCCAGAGCAGAGTGAAATAGCGATTGGTAATATCAGTGATGCACTGTTAGATCATATTGCCGAGCAACTACATGGTTTTACTGTCAAACCATCAGGTACAGAAGGATATCGTACTGCCGAAGTTACTTTAGGTGGAGTGGATACAACTGAAGTATCTTCCAAAACCATGGAAAGTAAAAAGCAAAAAGGACTATTTTTTATTGGCGAAGTACTTGATGTAACTGGCCACTTAGGAGGTTATAACTTCCAATGGGCTTGGTCTTCCGCTTATGCAGCAGCACAATATGTTTAA
- the gigC gene encoding LysR family transcriptional regulator GigC has product MRMTLRQLAVFVAVAQEGTVTKASDAVRLTQSAASMALADLEDGLGAPLFDRLGKRLQLNDLGRFLLPQALEILGRCEAFEQAAKGELQSIDLRIGATLTISDYLMPDLMANFLQHHPKAHLQLQVGNTRQMIEAVNQFQLDLALIEGSCHLPQLQCIHWRDDELAVCCSPNHPLARLNRPLTAHDFLQVEWILREEGSGTREVFDNAILQDLPDANIRLTLGHNEAILKIVAGGLGMSCISKLAIEPLIEKGQLVILDTPFWQLTRPLYMLVHRQKYQGPGLKAFLQFCEDQV; this is encoded by the coding sequence ATGCGCATGACATTACGCCAGTTGGCTGTTTTTGTAGCAGTCGCTCAAGAAGGAACTGTCACTAAAGCCAGTGATGCGGTCAGACTGACGCAAAGTGCAGCAAGTATGGCTTTAGCAGATTTAGAGGATGGGCTTGGTGCTCCTCTATTTGATCGTTTAGGTAAACGATTACAGCTTAATGATTTAGGTCGCTTTTTATTACCACAAGCCCTAGAAATATTAGGTCGCTGTGAAGCTTTTGAACAAGCTGCAAAAGGTGAATTACAAAGCATTGATTTACGTATTGGGGCCACTTTAACGATTAGTGATTACCTCATGCCAGATTTAATGGCAAACTTTTTACAGCATCATCCTAAAGCACATTTACAATTACAAGTGGGCAATACACGCCAAATGATTGAAGCAGTTAATCAATTCCAACTTGATTTAGCTTTAATTGAAGGATCATGTCATTTACCTCAGCTCCAATGTATCCATTGGCGTGATGATGAGCTTGCAGTATGCTGTTCCCCAAATCATCCATTAGCACGCTTAAATAGACCTTTAACAGCTCATGATTTTCTTCAAGTCGAATGGATTTTACGTGAAGAAGGTTCAGGAACGCGTGAAGTATTTGATAACGCTATATTGCAAGATCTACCAGACGCGAATATTCGCTTAACCCTGGGTCACAATGAAGCAATCTTAAAAATCGTTGCTGGCGGTTTAGGTATGTCATGTATTTCTAAACTTGCTATTGAACCTCTAATTGAAAAGGGTCAATTAGTGATTTTAGATACGCCATTCTGGCAGCTTACCCGCCCACTTTATATGTTAGTACACCGTCAAAAGTATCAAGGTCCAGGTCTCAAAGCATTCTTACAATTTTGTGAAGATCAGGTTTAA